In Brevibacterium pigmentatum, the sequence ACGTCGAGCGTGCCGTCCTGCAAGTGACCGGCAATTCGCGAGATCTGCCCAGGCAACTCAGCGATCTGTGGTGCCGTCGCTGCCGCGTAGAGCGCCATCTCGTGTCGGTCGACTCCCAGTCCCCCGACCTCACGCAGCAGCATCTTCCCGTTCTGCGTGACCAGCGCCAGCAGGTTGAGCTCCGGCACCAAACGAGTGATCGATCCTTCGAGGGTGCTGATAGCACGGAAAGCTGTCGCCACTGAGGCCGGCATCGGGAAACCGAAGTCGACAACGAAGTCGATGAGCTCACCGAACAGTGCCGCCGACGTCGAGCCCGGCGCACCGTCGCCGTATTTGAGCATGATTTGCCCGATCTCACGCTGCAGCTCTCGCAAATTCACCTCACTCGGAGTGCCAAGCAGCTCAAGAATCGCAGCTGTCGCTGCTTGCGAGTTCTGAGAGTCGAAGGCCATCAGCAGCAGGGCGATCGCTCTGCGGTCGCGTTTGTCGATGCGCCCAACGGCGCCGAAGTCGACGAGGCCGGCGCGGCCTGCGCTCGAGACGACGATGTTTCCGGGGTGGAGGTCGGCGTGGAAGATTCCCTTCCCTAGCACTTGGCGCACGACCATGAGGAAGAGGTCCTGGGCGATCTCTCTGCGCGCGATCTCGGAGAGGTCGTCGACCACCTCGGCGCCGTGGGACAGAGGGGAGCCCTCAACGAGATCCATGACGATGACGAACTCGCCGGAGAGCTCCTTATACACGTGCGGGATATGGACAACAGAATCGGTCTGCGTCGTCGACCGGCCGGTCTCGTCGGCGAGGCGGAGGGCTTCGATGTGGGCGAGCTCGCCGCGGTAGTCGAGCTCGCCCTGCAGAGAATCGACGAAGCTGCGGGCGAGCTTCGCGATGCCGATCTTCTTCGCCCAGTCGGTGGTGCGATCGAGACGGTCGGCCAGGGTGAGGACGATATCGCAGTCGGCTCGGACCTGTTTGCGGATCTTCGGCCGTTGCACCTTGACCGCGACCACGCGACCTTCCCAGGTCACGGCGCGGTGGACCTGACCGACGGAGGCACCGGCGAAGGGTTTCTCATCGAACTCGGCGAACACCTCGGCGACGGGGCGGCCCCATCGGGCTTCAAGCTGGTCCTTCACTTCGGCGAAGGGAACGGGCTTGACCCCGGCTTGGAGGGTTGAGAACTCCTCGACGAATTCGTGCGGGATCATGTCACCGCGCGTGGCGATGAACTGGCCGAGTTTGATGAACGTGACCCCCGAGGCGGCCAGGGCGTCACGGGTAGTGGCTGCGATCTCTCGGAGAGAAACGCGCAGGGTGGGAATTCGCGGTCGGAGGTAGCGGGAGAGGCCGAATTTGATGAGGATCGACTGGATCTGGGCCAGGCGGTTGACGCGGCGGTACCAGGTGGGGATCTTCGGTGCGTTGCGGATCAGTGAGCTCAGGGTGCCCGAGGGCATGATGAGTTCGATCGCCAGCAGGACGAACATCTGGATGACGATGAACCAGGCGAAGAGCAGCAGGAAGACCATGATGGCGGGGAAGCTCATCGACAGGTTCGGGTATTGGTCGGATTCGGAGATGCCGAGGAGTTTGTAGGCCTGGAGGGTGATGGGCCAGATGGAGAGGCCCATGATGAGGGAGACGATGGTGTTGCGGGCGGCTCCGGTGCCGGTGAGCATCATCCGCCGAACGAGGAATCCGACGATGAGCGCGCTGAGGACGCCCAGTCCGCTGGTGTAGAGGATCGTCACCCGTCAGCCCTTCCGTCGACTTTGTCCTACGCGATCACCAGCCTAGTTGATTAGGGAGTAGGTTCGATTGAGAGTTTGCGGTGGATCGGAATAGCTCTCTTCCGATCACGCACCGACAGCGATATCATTGTA encodes:
- a CDS encoding ABC1 kinase family protein, translated to MTILYTSGLGVLSALIVGFLVRRMMLTGTGAARNTIVSLIMGLSIWPITLQAYKLLGISESDQYPNLSMSFPAIMVFLLLFAWFIVIQMFVLLAIELIMPSGTLSSLIRNAPKIPTWYRRVNRLAQIQSILIKFGLSRYLRPRIPTLRVSLREIAATTRDALAASGVTFIKLGQFIATRGDMIPHEFVEEFSTLQAGVKPVPFAEVKDQLEARWGRPVAEVFAEFDEKPFAGASVGQVHRAVTWEGRVVAVKVQRPKIRKQVRADCDIVLTLADRLDRTTDWAKKIGIAKLARSFVDSLQGELDYRGELAHIEALRLADETGRSTTQTDSVVHIPHVYKELSGEFVIVMDLVEGSPLSHGAEVVDDLSEIARREIAQDLFLMVVRQVLGKGIFHADLHPGNIVVSSAGRAGLVDFGAVGRIDKRDRRAIALLLMAFDSQNSQAATAAILELLGTPSEVNLRELQREIGQIMLKYGDGAPGSTSAALFGELIDFVVDFGFPMPASVATAFRAISTLEGSITRLVPELNLLALVTQNGKMLLREVGGLGVDRHEMALYAAATAPQIAELPGQISRIAGHLQDGTLDVGTSGLNIATIKNLLVSTVEQFIQVIVSTALILGGVILMAADFGPALAPELKLFTYFGAWMLLAGSVIAALVLAPALRQRMTWEGLG